The sequence below is a genomic window from Halomonas halophila.
AAGGTCGACGACGAGTTTCCCGAGCTGACCCACTCGCTGATCGGCATGCTGTGGCCCAACTACCTGCGCCCGGTGCCGAGCATGACGATGGTGCAGTTCACCCCGCACTGGCACGGCCTGAGCGCCGCCCAGCCGGTGCCCCGCGGTACCAGCCTGTCCAGCCGCGAGGTCGAGGGCACCGCTTGCGGCTTTCGCACCTGCCACGAGCTGACGCTCTATCCGCTGGCCCACGACGGCGTCGCGGCGCGTCACTCCCGCGAGGCCTCGGTGGTCGAGCTGGACCTGGCGGTGCACAGCGACCAGCCGCTCGACGCCCTGGGCGTGGGTGACCTGCGCCTGCACCTCGGCGGCAGCGGCTACACGGCGCGCACCCTCTACCTGTGGCTGAGCCACTACCTGGCCGGCATCGAGCTCGAGGTCGACGGCCAGCCGATGGCGCTGCCCACGCGGCTGATGGCGCCGGTGGGCTTCGCCGCCGAGGATGCCCTGCTGCCGTACCCACGCAACGTCTATCAGGGCTACCGCATCCTGCAGGAATATCTGTGCTTCCCCGAGGCCTTCCAGTTCTTCGACCTGCAGCGGCTCGGCGACTTCCTGCCGTCGCGCCCGGCCCAGCGCCTCAGGCTGCGCTTCACCTTCTCGCGCACCCTGCCGGCGGATGCCCGGGTCGGCGACGAGAGCCTGGCGCTGTACTGCACGCCGGCGATCAACCTGTTCGAGCATGACGCCGATCCGGTCGATCTCGGCGGCGAGCACAGCGCCTACCGCATCCGCCCCAGCAGCCGCTTTCCCGCCCATTACGAGGTGTTCAGCGTCGATGCGGTGGACGGCTGGCTCGAGAGCGAGACCGGCCGCATCCGCGGCGAGCCGCGCCGCTACGTGCCGTTCGAGAGCTTCGAGCATCAGATCGAGCGCGATCGCGGCCGCGAGGCCCGCTACTACCGGGTGCGGGTGCGCGACAGCCTGCGCGGCGACGGCTTTGATCACGACATTTCCTTCGTGCGCGGCGACGAGCAGGCTTGCCTGGGGCTGCGCGAGACCATCTCGCTGAGCCTCACCTGCAGCAACCGCGAGCTGCCCGAGCGGCTGACTGTGGGCGACGTCTGCGT
It includes:
- the tssF gene encoding type VI secretion system baseplate subunit TssF, encoding MLNRYYRDELDFLKRQGREFAEGNPGLSRFLSEQSTDPDVERLLEGFAFLSGRLREKVDDEFPELTHSLIGMLWPNYLRPVPSMTMVQFTPHWHGLSAAQPVPRGTSLSSREVEGTACGFRTCHELTLYPLAHDGVAARHSREASVVELDLAVHSDQPLDALGVGDLRLHLGGSGYTARTLYLWLSHYLAGIELEVDGQPMALPTRLMAPVGFAAEDALLPYPRNVYQGYRILQEYLCFPEAFQFFDLQRLGDFLPSRPAQRLRLRFTFSRTLPADARVGDESLALYCTPAINLFEHDADPVDLGGEHSAYRIRPSSRFPAHYEVFSVDAVDGWLESETGRIRGEPRRYVPFESFEHQIERDRGREARYYRVRVRDSLRGDGFDHDISFVRGDEQACLGLRETISLSLTCSNRELPERLTVGDVCVPTEDSPAFAEFRNITRPTPAMRPTLDGSLLWTLISNLSLNYLSLLDRDALCSVLRVYDFRALVDRQAERIAQKRLAGIVDIQTQPVDRLHRGLPVRGLRSEMTLDQEAFGDEGSLFLFASVLARFFSLYASINSFHELHVINLHNRERYAWTLQPGQQPLM